In Corvus cornix cornix isolate S_Up_H32 chromosome 22, ASM73873v5, whole genome shotgun sequence, the DNA window TGCTGGGATCTGCCCTTCCTGGCTTTCCTTGTGGAGGTGAGCCTGACGGCCAGCGCTGCCTCGCTGAGCTGCCTCCCGCCTCTCTGCCCTCTCGTAGCCGCAGCTGCCTGGGACGTGCCCGCGCCCTGCGCTGCTGCCTGGGCCCAGCCCTGGGCGGTTCCGGGCTCCTGCCGGCCGGCTCccctgtcactgccctgtgccttTCAGGTCCTCGAGTGCCTGGACTTGAGGGAATGTGGTGACAGTGTCCTGGAGATGATGTCCAGGTACCTGCTGAGCGAGTGCAGGCAGAGATGTCGCCTGGCACTCAGAGGCCTCGTGGTGCTCAGCAAGGATCCCGCCATGGTGAGAAGGCGGCAGCGGCTGAAGCTGCGCTGGGGAAAGCAGTCACATGGGCTTGGCTGGGCTTcaggagctgaggcagctgctcccagctctcctgcctcccGGCTCAGCTGCCCCAGTGCTTCGGGACAGGCCTTTGGCCTCTGGGCCCTGCGGCAGCAGGGTGGGCTTGCAGGGCCAGGGTGGTGTAGGCAGTGCAGCCGTTCATGGCTTCACAGCACAGCCTTGTGTTCCACACAGGCCAGAAGAATGGGCAGCCTGTCTCAACGGcttgtggagctgctgggcGATGCAGATGGAGAGGTGGTCAGGATGTCCCTCTCTGTGTTCATGAATGTGCTGGAGAACAAAGACATCCTGGTATCCAGCACCACTGCCCCGAAACTGGCTGAGGCGCTCCTGCCACTCTTTGAAAATGTAAGGCTCTGTGCCCCCACCCATAGGCACTGGTGCTGCAACACTTGTGCCTGGATTTTAGGCCGTTGCCCACATGGGCTGGAGAAGTTGctgctgaggttttttcctttactcCAGGACAACAGCAATGTGCAGATGCTCTCCATTCACCTCTTCTGCAAGGTGATGGAGTTGGTAGTGGACGAGGGAAAAAAGCCCCTTAAGACAATTGTGTGCCAGAGCCTACTCCCACTTTTATTCCACTGCCATGATGAGAACCGGAACGTGGCAGAGGTGAGGACTTGTGGGCTGATGTGTCCTCCTGGGAGGGggctcagctgcctcctgccctggggcCTCGCAGGCTGCAGCCTTCTCCTGGCCTTGGCACAGGGACGCGGgtcctgtgccctgggctgtggTGCCATCTCCgtgtctctgctgctctccaggcttcTCGGGAAACGCTGATTTGTGCGGCCAAGTTCCTGAAGAGGAGAAATCTTGGGCAGCTGGTGAAGAAGGAGCAGCTGTCGAAGTTTGCCGAGTGCCTGGTAAGGACCGCCTGGAAGCCTAAGCTGAGCCTGGAGAAGTCCCCTGCCCCTGGTGCCCAGTGCgtggggctggcagctgtgctgcaccagGGGTGCCAGCCTGCGCCCCACACGCTGCTCCCTTCCCCgggctcttctccaggctcctGTGGCCCCGAGCCGGGTGCCGAtggagccccggccccgctgggctgTGGCGCGGGGCGGCACCGCGGCTCCCCGGGCAGCAGCCGGCCCTCGGCCCCCTCCAGAGCCCGGCGCCAGCGGCTGCTGGCCGGGCCTCGGGGCCGTGCGGGCAGGGGAGGCCAGGGCTGGGCGCAGAGAGCCCGGCCGAGGGGCTGAGCCCGCGCCAACCCTTCCCTCCTGGCgctctctgcagctggcagaggacaggagcCGAGCGGCCGAGCGCCTGCACCAGGCGCTGCCGTTCGTGGAGAGCCCGCAGGAGTCCCTGCGAGAGGCGGCCGTCAGGTTCATGGGTGAGCCACGAGCCCGGggcccctccccgccccgccgcagctcggccccagccccggctgctGCCCCGGCAGCGGGATCCGGGCCCGGGGCCGTGGAGCCCCGCCTGCCCTCGGGGCCGCTGCCGCCCTCTCGCAGCCGTGCCCTCGGGCGTCAGGATGCGGCAAGGGCCCGGGCTGAGCCCTGCCGGGGCAGGAGAGCGGGTGGCCACGGGGCTGGCAGCGCCGCTGCGAGGGAGCTGTGCCGCGGGGCCGTGACCGCCTCTGTGctcccaggggctgccagggTGTTCTTGAGGGGGCACAAGGAagagctccagctcctcagtgaGGGTGAGTGAGGGCAGCGGGCTGGCAGCGGCGGCTGGCGGGGGCGAGCTGCAATGCCTGGCTCGGGAGCTgcaatccctgccctggctgtgggggCTTTGCTCCATGTGTGGACTCGGGGTGACgtgggcagagcacagagaggtTTCAGGGACACGGTGGGGAGCTTCACGGCCAGCACCTTCTGGCTGATCTCCTTGGCCCCTGCTGTCTTCTggccatggcagcagctgggtgaGATGGCCCTGGCAGGAAGGTCTGCTTGGATTCCCGCAGATCCAGGCTCTGACCGTGCCTCTGTTCCTGTCTCTTCCAGCCCTTCAAGCCCTGAGGAGAGATGACAGCCCTTCCCAGACAAACATCGTAGTTCAGAAAATATTCAACAAAAGAGCTGCTGAACTACGTTCATCTGCTGGCTCAGAACCAGAGTCCCTTTAAGACCTCCAGATATCCTGGAAGATGAGACCATCTGGAGACTGGAGTAGAGCAGCTGGACCTCCAGGCACAGCTGATGCTGGTCACAGCTGAGCCTGTGGAAAGCTCCCATagctcctgccctctccctcccttttgACAGCTCCATCCCTCCAGCCCTCAGACCCTGCCCatccccttttttcctcccagctcaTCCCTTCGCTTCGCCTCCtattaataaacagtttggctTCTTCACTTGACCTGCATCTCTGTGGTGCTGAAGCGGCCCAAAACCTGAGCCCTGGGACACACAGgcccctcctgcctctctcttCCGTGCTATTACTGCaaccctagggtatatcaccgtgtcccgcagccgtagggaggaagagagaagatccagcaggcaggaactgtgcagcaagattgattaatttaattattttacaaactcttttataaacttttttcttcatagtctaattggacaaaggatcagccaccccttggggtgattggctaaaatcctaaagcatccattgtcaaaatattttctactgtactataaacaagacttttatAGGgtgcaggtggcttggttgtttacataactctgctacctcttctgtgagagagaaaagtctctcacaggcttagaaaacagccagaaaatccttgctagcagcatttttgtatccacaccGTGCCGTGTTTTATGCAGAGACACAGAGGAACGAGGGCAGCTCAGGCTGGAAAGGTCCCTGTCCTGAAGGTCCAGTTCCACAACACTGTGGAGTCAGAGGTCTTGCTGAGCACCCTGAAGGCCCTGGATTTTAGAACAGCCAACAGGAGGATGCTCCGGAGGCAGCTGTGAGGGATTCCGTGGCAAGCCTCCACGGAGGGCAAAGGAGCTTGGAATGCTGGAAGTTTTCAAGAGCAGCTTCCTGAAAGCCCAGcagtgctcc includes these proteins:
- the LOC120411183 gene encoding uncharacterized protein LOC120411183 isoform X2, whose product is MILYSARLFVTLLFQVVITTQQVPEEVDHFWRACREEHRLPTNPNRFAVQAMKALLCRLRCDNEVVAMERKRGWDTLLCADTQHYAVGLLAREMRQVLIPFCSRIAFHLLKPLSREEPCWDLPFLAFLVEVLECLDLRECGDSVLEMMSRYLLSECRQRCRLALRGLVVLSKDPAMARRMGSLSQRLVELLGDADGEVVRMSLSVFMNVLENKDILVSSTTAPKLAEALLPLFENDNSNVQMLSIHLFCKVMELVVDEGKKPLKTIVCQSLLPLLFHCHDENRNVAEASRETLICAAKFLKRRNLGQLVKKEQLSKFAECLLAEDRSRAAERLHQALPFVESPQESLREAAVRFMALQALRRDDSPSQTNIVVQKIFNKRAAELRSSAGSEPESL
- the LOC120411183 gene encoding uncharacterized protein LOC120411183 isoform X1 — its product is MILYSARLFVTLLFQVVITTQQVPEEVDHFWRACREEHRLPTNPNRFAVQAMKALLCRLRCDNEVVAMERKRGWDTLLCADTQHYAVGLLAREMRQVLIPFCSRIAFHLLKPLSREEPCWDLPFLAFLVEVLECLDLRECGDSVLEMMSRYLLSECRQRCRLALRGLVVLSKDPAMARRMGSLSQRLVELLGDADGEVVRMSLSVFMNVLENKDILVSSTTAPKLAEALLPLFENDNSNVQMLSIHLFCKVMELVVDEGKKPLKTIVCQSLLPLLFHCHDENRNVAEASRETLICAAKFLKRRNLGQLVKKEQLSKFAECLLAEDRSRAAERLHQALPFVESPQESLREAAVRFMGAARVFLRGHKEELQLLSEALQALRRDDSPSQTNIVVQKIFNKRAAELRSSAGSEPESL
- the LOC120411183 gene encoding uncharacterized protein LOC120411183 isoform X3, which produces MILYSARLFVTLLFQVVITTQQVPEEVDHFWRACREEHRLPTNPNRFAVQAMKALLCRLRCDNEVVAMERKRGWDTLLCADTQHYAVGLLAREMRQVLIPFCSRIAFHLLKPLSREEPCWDLPFLAFLVEVLECLDLRECGDSVLEMMSRYLLSECRQRCRLALRGLVVLSKDPAMARRMGSLSQRLVELLGDADGEVVRMSLSVFMNVLENKDILVSSTTAPKLAEALLPLFENDNSNVQMLSIHLFCKVMELVVDEGKKPLKTIVCQSLLPLLFHCHDENRNVAEASRETLICAAKFLKRRNLGQLVKKEQLSKFAECLPFKP